A genomic segment from Pseudorca crassidens isolate mPseCra1 chromosome 6, mPseCra1.hap1, whole genome shotgun sequence encodes:
- the EIF4E2 gene encoding eukaryotic translation initiation factor 4E type 2 isoform X4, which yields MNNKFDALKDDDSGDHDQNEENSTQKDGEKEKTERDRSQSSSKRKAVVPGPAEHPLQYNYTFWYSRRTPGRPTSSQSYEQNIKQIGTFASVEQFWRFYSHMVRPGDLTGHSDFHLFKEGIKPMWEDDANKNGGKWIIRLRKGLASRCWENLILAMLGEQFMVGEEICGAVVSVRFQEDIISIWNKTASDQATTARIRDTLRRVLNLPPNTIMEYKTHTDSIKDNSSFRNTKITL from the exons ATGAACAACAAGTTCGACGC ATTGAAAGATGACGACAGTGGGGACCACGATCAGAATGAAGAAAACAGCACACAGAAAGATGGTGAGAAGGAAAAAACGGAACGAGACAGGAGTCAGAGCAGCAGCAAGAGGAAG GCTGTTGTCCCTGGGCCAGCAGAGCACCCCCTGCAGTATAACTACACTTTCTGGTACTCCAGGAGAACCCCTGGCCGTCCCACCAGCTCACAGAGCTACGAACAGAATATCAAACAGATTGGCACCTTTGCCTCT GTGGAGCAGTTCTGGAGGTTTTACAGCCACATGGTACGTCCCGGGGACCTGACAGGCCACAGTGACTTCCATCTCTTCAAAGAAGGAATTAAACCCATGTGGGAG GATGATGCAAATAAAAATGGTGGCAAGTGGATTATTCGGCTGCGGAAGGGCTTGGCATCCCGTTGCTGGGAGAATCTCATCCTGGCCATGTTGGGGGAACAGTTCATGGTTGGGGAGGAGATCTGTGGGGCTGTGGTCTCTGTCCGGTTTCAG GAGGACATTATTTCAATATGGAATAAGACTGCCAGCGACCAAGCCACCACAGCCCGCATCCGGGATACGCTTCGGCGAGTGCTTAACCTACCTCCCAACACCATTATGGAGTACAAAACCCACACCGACAGCATCAA ggacAATTCAAGCTTTCGAAATACAAAAATCACATTGTGA
- the EIF4E2 gene encoding eukaryotic translation initiation factor 4E type 2 isoform X3: protein MNNKFDALKDDDSGDHDQNEENSTQKDGEKEKTERDRSQSSSKRKAVVPGPAEHPLQYNYTFWYSRRTPGRPTSSQSYEQNIKQIGTFASVEQFWRFYSHMVRPGDLTGHSDFHLFKEGIKPMWEDDANKNGGKWIIRLRKGLASRCWENLILAMLGEQFMVGEEICGAVVSVRFQEDIISIWNKTASDQATTARIRDTLRRVLNLPPNTIMEYKTHTDSIKAWEEFHGLVNSSGR, encoded by the exons ATGAACAACAAGTTCGACGC ATTGAAAGATGACGACAGTGGGGACCACGATCAGAATGAAGAAAACAGCACACAGAAAGATGGTGAGAAGGAAAAAACGGAACGAGACAGGAGTCAGAGCAGCAGCAAGAGGAAG GCTGTTGTCCCTGGGCCAGCAGAGCACCCCCTGCAGTATAACTACACTTTCTGGTACTCCAGGAGAACCCCTGGCCGTCCCACCAGCTCACAGAGCTACGAACAGAATATCAAACAGATTGGCACCTTTGCCTCT GTGGAGCAGTTCTGGAGGTTTTACAGCCACATGGTACGTCCCGGGGACCTGACAGGCCACAGTGACTTCCATCTCTTCAAAGAAGGAATTAAACCCATGTGGGAG GATGATGCAAATAAAAATGGTGGCAAGTGGATTATTCGGCTGCGGAAGGGCTTGGCATCCCGTTGCTGGGAGAATCTCATCCTGGCCATGTTGGGGGAACAGTTCATGGTTGGGGAGGAGATCTGTGGGGCTGTGGTCTCTGTCCGGTTTCAG GAGGACATTATTTCAATATGGAATAAGACTGCCAGCGACCAAGCCACCACAGCCCGCATCCGGGATACGCTTCGGCGAGTGCTTAACCTACCTCCCAACACCATTATGGAGTACAAAACCCACACCGACAGCATCAA ggcctgggaggagtTTCATGGCCTGGTGAACAGCAGCGGCCGCTGA
- the EIF4E2 gene encoding eukaryotic translation initiation factor 4E type 2 isoform X1 → MNNKFDALKDDDSGDHDQNEENSTQKDGEKEKTERDRSQSSSKRKAVVPGPAEHPLQYNYTFWYSRRTPGRPTSSQSYEQNIKQIGTFASVEQFWRFYSHMVRPGDLTGHSDFHLFKEGIKPMWEDDANKNGGKWIIRLRKGLASRCWENLILAMLGEQFMVGEEICGAVVSVRFQEDIISIWNKTASDQATTARIRDTLRRVLNLPPNTIMEYKTHTDSIKMPGRLGPQRLLFQNLWKPRLNVP, encoded by the exons ATGAACAACAAGTTCGACGC ATTGAAAGATGACGACAGTGGGGACCACGATCAGAATGAAGAAAACAGCACACAGAAAGATGGTGAGAAGGAAAAAACGGAACGAGACAGGAGTCAGAGCAGCAGCAAGAGGAAG GCTGTTGTCCCTGGGCCAGCAGAGCACCCCCTGCAGTATAACTACACTTTCTGGTACTCCAGGAGAACCCCTGGCCGTCCCACCAGCTCACAGAGCTACGAACAGAATATCAAACAGATTGGCACCTTTGCCTCT GTGGAGCAGTTCTGGAGGTTTTACAGCCACATGGTACGTCCCGGGGACCTGACAGGCCACAGTGACTTCCATCTCTTCAAAGAAGGAATTAAACCCATGTGGGAG GATGATGCAAATAAAAATGGTGGCAAGTGGATTATTCGGCTGCGGAAGGGCTTGGCATCCCGTTGCTGGGAGAATCTCATCCTGGCCATGTTGGGGGAACAGTTCATGGTTGGGGAGGAGATCTGTGGGGCTGTGGTCTCTGTCCGGTTTCAG GAGGACATTATTTCAATATGGAATAAGACTGCCAGCGACCAAGCCACCACAGCCCGCATCCGGGATACGCTTCGGCGAGTGCTTAACCTACCTCCCAACACCATTATGGAGTACAAAACCCACACCGACAGCATCAA AATGCCAGGCAGGCTGGGCCCCCAAAGGCTCCTTTTTCAAAACCTCTGGAAGCCGCGGTTGAATGTGCCGTGA
- the EIF4E2 gene encoding eukaryotic translation initiation factor 4E type 2 isoform X2 yields the protein MRLKDDDSGDHDQNEENSTQKDGEKEKTERDRSQSSSKRKAVVPGPAEHPLQYNYTFWYSRRTPGRPTSSQSYEQNIKQIGTFASVEQFWRFYSHMVRPGDLTGHSDFHLFKEGIKPMWEDDANKNGGKWIIRLRKGLASRCWENLILAMLGEQFMVGEEICGAVVSVRFQEDIISIWNKTASDQATTARIRDTLRRVLNLPPNTIMEYKTHTDSIKMPGRLGPQRLLFQNLWKPRLNVP from the exons ATGAG ATTGAAAGATGACGACAGTGGGGACCACGATCAGAATGAAGAAAACAGCACACAGAAAGATGGTGAGAAGGAAAAAACGGAACGAGACAGGAGTCAGAGCAGCAGCAAGAGGAAG GCTGTTGTCCCTGGGCCAGCAGAGCACCCCCTGCAGTATAACTACACTTTCTGGTACTCCAGGAGAACCCCTGGCCGTCCCACCAGCTCACAGAGCTACGAACAGAATATCAAACAGATTGGCACCTTTGCCTCT GTGGAGCAGTTCTGGAGGTTTTACAGCCACATGGTACGTCCCGGGGACCTGACAGGCCACAGTGACTTCCATCTCTTCAAAGAAGGAATTAAACCCATGTGGGAG GATGATGCAAATAAAAATGGTGGCAAGTGGATTATTCGGCTGCGGAAGGGCTTGGCATCCCGTTGCTGGGAGAATCTCATCCTGGCCATGTTGGGGGAACAGTTCATGGTTGGGGAGGAGATCTGTGGGGCTGTGGTCTCTGTCCGGTTTCAG GAGGACATTATTTCAATATGGAATAAGACTGCCAGCGACCAAGCCACCACAGCCCGCATCCGGGATACGCTTCGGCGAGTGCTTAACCTACCTCCCAACACCATTATGGAGTACAAAACCCACACCGACAGCATCAA AATGCCAGGCAGGCTGGGCCCCCAAAGGCTCCTTTTTCAAAACCTCTGGAAGCCGCGGTTGAATGTGCCGTGA